One genomic segment of Primulina tabacum isolate GXHZ01 chromosome 9, ASM2559414v2, whole genome shotgun sequence includes these proteins:
- the LOC142556313 gene encoding actin-related protein 9, translating into MDYLKTVVPSQLLAERGCNLVVINPGSANIRVGLAQHDSPYTIAHCIARRTSQVPKKNVQDQLLNSQVTTVQHMERERAYDIIASLLKIRFLDEEVTNIQYPQKMGRVDAFPSQSKDRKETVIPWTEVFEKGNSLGSGEALTHKEGKANEEDSSTEPKYREYICGEEALRISPSEPYVLRRPIRRGHLNISLHYPVQQVLEDMLAIWDWILIDKLNIPRSQRHIFSAVIVVPDTFDSREIKEVLTLVLRDLCFSTAVVHQEGLTAVFGNGLSTACVVNIGAQVTSVICVEDGVTLPNTQITLRYGGEDISRCLLWTQRHHQKWPPIRSDALTKPIDLLMLNRLKESHCLIREGEVEAVAVVHSYEDGTPPGSHKTRLTALNVPPMGLFYPMLLAPDVYPPPPRSWFSDNEDMLEDTWDFPRRPDMSDGYFPSSSGFYPMWEAYPIFQSKPKKEEIIGLADAISKSILSTGRIDLQRKLFCSMQLIGGVALTEGLISAVEERVLHAIPSHEAIDTVEVLQSRTNPAFVSWKGGVLLGVLDFSRDAWIHRDDWIKNGIYIGSARKYKDSYFLQAQSMCYINS; encoded by the exons ATG GATTACCTTAAAACGGTAGTTCCCTCTCAACTCCTCGCAGAGCGCGGCTGCAACCTTGTTGTAATAAACCCAG GTTCAGCTAATATAAGAGTAGGACTTGCACAACATGATTCTCCGTATACTATTGCGCATTGCATTGCTAGACGCACATCGCAAGTGCCTAAAAAAAACGTTCAAGatcag TTGCTTAATTCTCAGGTTACTACGGTGCAACATATGGAGCGGGAAAGGGCTTATGATATT ATTGCATCATTACTGAAAATTCGGTTTTTAGATGAGGAAGTTACTAACATTCAATACCCTCAGAAG ATGGGTCGTGTGGATGCATTTCCTTCTCAAAGTAAAGACAGAAAAGAGACTGTTATTCCATGGACTGAAGTGTTTGAGAAAG GTAATTCACTGGGATCTGGAGAAGCATTGACCCATAAGGAAGGTAAAGCAAATGAGGAAGACAGTTCCACTGAGCCTAAGTACAGGGAGTACATTTGTGGTGAAGAAGCTCTAAGAATATCTCCAAGTGAACCATATGTCTTGCGCCGTCCTATTCGCAGAGGCCACCTTAACATATCTCTTCATTATCCTGTGCAGCAG GTACTTGAGGATATGCTGGCCATCTGGGATTGGATTTTGATTGATAAACTTAACATTCCTCGCAGTCAAAGACATATATTTTCTGCTGTCATTGTGGTCCCTGATACATTTGATAGTCGAG AAATAAAGGAAGTTCTTACTCTCGTGCTTCGAGACTTGTGTTTCAGCACAGCAGTAGTCCACCAG GAAGGACTAACTGCTGTTTTTGGGAATGGCTTATCAACAGCATGTGTTGTGAATATTGGTGCTCAGGTGACGTCCGTTATCTGCGTTGAG GATGGAGTGACTTTACCTAACACACAGATTACTCTACGATATGGGGGAGAG GATATATCAAGATGCCTTCTCTGGACTCAGAGGCATCATCAAAAATGGCCACCAATTCGTAGTGATGCTCTGACGAAGCCCATAGACTTGTTGATGCTCAACAGGCTAAAAGAGTCTCACTGTCTGATTAGA GAAGGAGAAGTTGAAGCTGTTGCTGTGGTTCATTCATATGAAGATGGCACACCACCGGGGTCTCACAAGACAAGACTGACCGCTCTTAAT GTCCCCCCTATGGGTTTGTTCTACCCTATGCTTTTGGCTCCAGATGTGTATCCTCCACCACCTCGCTCTTG GTTCAGTGATAATGAGGATATGCTGGAAGATACATGGGATTTTCCTAGAAGACCGGATATGTCGGATGGTTACTTCCCATCTAGTAGTGGATTTTATCCTATGTGGGAAGCTTACCCCATATTTCAGTCGAAGCCAAAAAAAGAGGAAATTATTGGTCTTGCCGATGCTATTTCAAAAAGTATTCTTTCAACAG GGCGAATAGACCTGCAGAGAAAGTTGTTCTGTAGCATGCAACTG ATTGGTGGAGTGGCTCTAACCGAGGGTCTCATTTCTGCGGTGGAAGAGAG GGTATTGCATGCTATTCCCTCTCATGAAGCTATTGATACCGTGGAG GTTTTGCAATCAAGAACAAATCCTGCCTTCGTGTCATGGAAAGGTGGAGTG TTATTGGGTGTTCTCGATTTCTCGCGGGATGCGTGGATACATCGCGATGACTGGATCAAGAATGGGATATACATTGGAAGCGCTAGAAAGTACAAGGATTCTTATTTTCTTCAAGCCCAATCCATGTGTTACATAAATTCTTGA